In Glycine max cultivar Williams 82 chromosome 4, Glycine_max_v4.0, whole genome shotgun sequence, the genomic stretch TACTACTTATTTTCCTGTTTTGCTGCCTTTTTTTAATCCAAGCTCCACCATCCCTGGTTAAGCAGTGAGATTTTTAGCAGTTTCCTGAATCCTCTACAGTAGTTTATTCACTTGAAATTTAagtattgatatttattttactcTATACATTTTTTCCATTTGCTTTTGAGTTCTTACATTTGCTTTGCCTTCTGTTATATTATACACTGTATCCTATAATTCTGCCTAATAAATTCTCTGTATTTCTCTGAAAAGGAGAAATGATAGGGATTTATGACATTAACCAATTTCTTTGGTGTTATGCATGAGTCCATCATATAGCCGCTGATAATTGTGTGATTTTAGGGTTCAAATCTGTGTTCCTACATGTAATTCTTGGATTTAACCATAACTGaactattttatgtttttaactaaaatgAATAAGATACAGAATTATAGGTACTTAAATTTGAGAGGGAGAGCCTAGTTGCAGTCGTAAGGTTGCTGCCTTGTGACCTAGGTCATTGGTTCAAACCTGAGGAAACATCATCTCCAATTGTGGTATAAAAAACTGTATATACTATACCCTTCCCAGCCAGACCTCATTAGTTGGGAGCCTCATAGCTTGTACACTTGGTTGCGCTTTatagatatttaaatttaaatttggcttCATTGATGTGATGCTTGGATTCCATGCTACTCAGCTACTGAACTATTTTATCATAGGATACACGGATATTCAGATCTATTTAATCTATTGAAGAAGTAATATTTAGGCTAGGTCCCAGTTCAACCTTTAATTGAACTTAATGATTAACAGCCATATACATTCATCAAGTTATTCTTTCTCTCTATATTAATATGCTGGCTCATTGTCAATTTATCCAATTTgtgcttgattttttttatctggcATAATGTTTCTGCGAGTGAACATTTTAAGTATTGCTTGATGCTTAGGTTGCAGAGCCCTTGAGAGCAATGGTGATGGGAGCTCCATTGGAGGATGCCCGGCATCTTGCTCAACGTTATGACAGAATGCGGCAGGAAGCCGAAGCACAGGTATCTGGAATTTTATTGTACTTTTTTCATTTGTCACCTGCTTACATTTTGGGAAATGTCTGAATGAGTATCTGTTTCATcaacgatttttttttcctatgtaCTTTTTAATTACACTGTCTTTTAAACCTAGACAGGCTATTGAAGTTTCCAAACGCCAGGCAAAAGTAAGAGAAACACCAGGCAATGCTGAGAATGCTATGAAGCTGGAAGCAGCTGAAACAAAGCTGCAAGACCTGAAGACAAACATGGCCATATTGGGAAAAGAAGCAGCTGCCGCAATGGCTGCTGTAGAAGCACAGCAACAGAGGTTAACCCTCCAGCGTCTTATAGCTATGGTATTACTGTTTAACCATATGATTCTGcaattcttttgttttaaaatcttGGATCTGAGTTATCAGAAATTATTATTCCCACTTAATTCCAGCGTGCTATTTCTATTATGCAGGTTGAAGCAGAGCATGCCTATCATCAAAGAGTACTCCAAATACTTGATCAGCTTGAGGGAGAGGTGAGCCATTGTatccctttttcattttttcattatattctCCATATAGAAAAGTATGCTATTTGTTACATTGTTTTCTTTTGGTATCAACAAATGATTATATGgcatatgtatattttaataatagatGATATCAGAACGACAACGAATTGAAGCCCCTCCTACACCTAGTGTGGATAGCAGCATGACACCACCCCCATCATATGAAGAAGTAAATGGTGTATGTGCTTCTCAAGCACATAATGGCTCAACAGATAGTATGGGTTACTTCTTAGGAGAGGTTAGACTATTTCTTGCACTAAAGTTAGAGATATTGTACCGAAAAATAAGTGTCTGTTTAGTGCTTACATTTACTTTCTATTGTACATTTTACTCATGCAGGTGTTATTTCCCTACCATGCTGAGTCTGAAGTTGAATTGAATCTATCCGTCGGAGATTATATTGTCGTTCGAAAGGTTTGTCTCTTGCCCAAGTCTATCgttacatcttttttttttaaggaatctCTATTTTCCTTGGGGAAAATGCTTTATATTTGGATTGTTTTTCTGGTATTTACCAACCatagaaacaaaaattttaaaattgacacATGAAAAGAAAGTAAAGTATAAGTGTACCAAAATGTAATAGTTAGACCCTCTTCCTATCAGTTTAAGCTTCAGACAAAATTGTTAATCTAATATGATGTTGGTCATTTGCTTGAGTCATGACATGCTTGTCTCGGCTCTAAAGGAATTGTGGTCCTGCAAAAGCTTGTATAACTAATTTGTCATATTCAAGatcatatttaaaacaaacttttGGTTGTGGTGGTAGTGGGGATGGATAACCCTAAAAtcattacatattttaaattgttcCCAATATGACTCTGATTGGCAGGTGACAAACAATGGATGGGCTGAGGGTGAATGCAAAGGGAAAGCAGGTTGGTTTCCATTTGGTTACATTGAAAGAAGGGAGCGAGTCCTCGCAAGCAAGGTGGCTGAAGTGTTTTGAATGTTTCTGCTTGGTTGAGTTGGTGGTTTCCTGCCTCAGGGATTTTGAATGTGCGTATGTTTTGGTTTTGTGCTTAATGGATAACGTGTGCTTAGCATACAACAATCGATTTGTGATATATAGATGacaagtttttttgttttttttcttctcttgtgaTTATCAATCGCTTTATGATTCTCTTTTCTATTAGAATGATAATAGGTATGGTTTAgttaaagtattaaatatttatactctccttgttaaaaaaaaataaaaatgtatctaAATTGAGGATGCAATTCAGCAATTCTTTgttttcgcttttattttatctctcaataataataataataataataaatccatGTTTGAATGAATAACTTAACTATCCATGCTCGTATTGAATTGGTACTTTTatatttggatttggattttaCTGGCCTTCCAATTAAAtagaatgtttttcttttaatgtgtaatttttataaattaataaacaagaatatatatatatatatatatatatatatatatatatatatatcatattaaatcCGTACAGCAACGCCAAGTGTTGTTCTGCTGGTTATTCTTTTTTTGCTCAGGCATTTTCAGCATTCCTGTCTTGGTATTTGGATTTGGCTGTTAATTTAAGCCAAGTTTTTATGTTAAAACTAGTATTGCACTATgggcaataatattttttttaactaaaatttaaaataaataatttgtttatatatcattatattttaatttttaaataatttatactgtaatattaatttatttataattatttataaattttgaaattctattataatttaatttaaaatgaaaggaataatcagttaagaaaatcaaataattttaaatggcCTGACTGAATGACTTTGATAGCAATGACTCGTCCTGGGCCTGGGCTGCATACCGCGTAGAGCTGTATTGCTTTATTTCGGTCTAGGTAGTTGCTGTTTTCCTATTCTCGCCTCAAACgtgtgaaaaacaaaattataattccaAAAATACTCTTTTAAGTTTTAGACAGAAATATATTTTCCTTGTATATCTATACTATTAATAAAGGGAATATGATATTTTGgtgtatatatttctttttccattttatcCCTAAAACCACCTtttcaaaattcttttttattcctataaCTACTCTCTTAAACTCACACCCCACTCACTTCCTAAAAACTatccaatattatttttatttctaaaaaaatttagagataCTCGGAGTAACTTTTTCCCTTAGTTCATATAATGGAAATGCATTTCATTGTTGTATATATTATGcatgaaaatatgttttcattgtgtattttttatcttatataataaaaatatatttttgttttattaaatttttatgaaataatataattaattttagatataaattaccttttttaacctaatcaaattaatggtgttataaattatatatttttaaaattgaagttaatttaattaagatacaatttattctttttaattgtaatcagtatcacaatattttttaattaaaattgatttattttaatagaatttatcatttataaaaataatcaaattaattattataaaaaataaatttattaatagtaACCGAATTAAATATGACATTAATTTGTATCATAGTTTAtttggttaaaattaaaaaataataatttgtgtcgtcgtcaattaaatttttaattaaaaaggtaattaatattaatattagaaaAAGATAATGTGTCTCaccattaatttgattagttttaaaaaaaaaacttatatatatatataatttttttattccaataaatttaacaaaataaaaacatatttctaCTATGTAagtaaagatgaaaaaaaaattacacgacaacaatatatttttgctgtataaaatatgtaataaaaatgtatttttgttgtatatttttttatatttctttttatacaaGAGAAATGCGTTTCCGTTATGTAGATGTATGCTTATAGTTTATATCACGATCTCATCTTCCCACTGccttttaaattcatttataattcACATTGTTGTTGATCTGCCTCCTTCTAGTAAATAatggattaattaaattaaatgtattattatatatttgattttaaaactgATCATGgaataacataaaacaaatataacaaaaagaaaaagaaacttattCAATAAATTGAGCTACAACTTTTTGTCCCTacatataacataattataaagataaaaaaaatactactcaTTCTGTCACTATCCGAATTATCCTAATTTTCTTCCAtatcaaaattacaattatcattattattatcttttatctttatcattatCACCATTCATCAGTATTGTCATTGTGATTATTGGCATCACTTTTTATAAGGATATTTTGTCCACTTACATATAACTTAAAtcaattactaaattattttacgtGCCTCAAAGCTGAATAGGTAAAAGATATAACTCAAAGTTTTTACGAAAAAATCATGTAATAAACATGAACGAAATAAGTAAACTGATTAATTTGCAAACTCGTAAACCCTCAAACCTATTCGATTTGTAGGTTTCACAAATCAACTCATGTATGCTCGTGATTAAATAGATTGTGACTTTCAAACTTGTGCTAGCTCCTATGTTATGCAAGTTACAACCTACACACCCACCTCTAAAGGTGAAGCGAAATTAAGTTTGATCTGTCTACTGTTGAATCTCTGGCTATTCTCGGTAGGATGAGAAATTCTTTGTCCCATTGAATGACACCCGCAAGTTTAATTCTTATATCATCAGTATATTACCTAAGTTATATTGTTAATATAAAGTATAACATTAAATTacctaatttaattattatgacAAAGGTTATCCTTgccaatttttatatattggtAGACATAGTAACAAGACAAATCAAGAGAGATCTGTCCATATCTTTGCAAAATGTGAGACACGTTCAAGTTTAAAAATGCacgtttaaatattttaaacttatcCTTGTCTCTGTCATGTTTCATCagtgtcacattttttttaccattttaatctacttaaatattttaaataaattatatttaagttattaattatattttaattctaacaatatataaaaaatactatactagataacaaaaaaacttataaaaaaatgtgagaatTACTGTAAATAATATTACTTGTTATATACCGTTGTGTGTACCCAACCCGTTTTTACAAATCTCAAAATACCGAACTCGTCTTAAGTCAAAGGGGGGTTTTCCTATCAGtctacaaattcaaatttactttttatatctaTATACTAGGATTACTCAACCTTTTTTCCGAGCTTTGtcaaatattgtttaaaatttatttaaaatgtgcTGACAGTGTAAATCACCCAATCATAAATTTGTTATGTTTGGTAAAaccaatcatttttgtgataatcagtttaaaactaatatttataattataatgtatCAAAACTAaattcatagttttttttttgtatgaaaaaCAGTTAAGGAAAAGATGGGTAccaggattttttttctttccatttataAGAAAGATACATATTTTAGTGCTACAAAGCAAGGATCAGTTACCCATATTGAAAAGATAgatatttatcatttaagaCGACATGTGGTAGGTGGACTACTGAAGTATCTTTAGAAAACCATGATACCAAATGGCTTCAGAAATAATCTTCTTCGTCAAATCCCCCCAGAAAGATCACTTTATGACCAGCAATGTTTAGAAAAGTCGCAGAGACGCgctgatttattttatattcttttaaggGGAGGAAAGTAAAAATTTAGAACTCattcacttatttatttattttaggggGTCTACTAGAAGTAGAAGTTATTCATTTCAACATCAAAGATGTTTGCACTATGATATGGCCCAATGGTGGGATCATGGAAGAATAAGCCTATTGGGCCTTTTGATTTCCTATGGTAGTAACTACTTGTGAGTGTGTTGTTGAAAAATACAATCAAAACACGAGATAActatttaaatgttaaataaaattgtatttttggttcccagtttatttttaattttggatttggtattccattaatttaattcataaatttagttttcttattttaggAAATCGTGCAATGTTGATTTCTCAAGCTATAATTAAACGTTGATTGTTAACAAGTGATGCTGACTGTTACGTgtcacattattattattattattggataGTGATTGCCACGTGTTATGTTCTGATTGGttaatgaaaataacaattcatttcatctttcatggaATTGACATCTAATCAGGACATAACACGTAACAGTCATCATCCAATAAAAACGTAACACGTGACAATCAACTGTAAACGTTCAATTGTGGCCTGAGGGACCAACATTGCACGATTGTACAAAATAGGaggaccaaatttgtgaatttaattaatgaggGACCAAATTCGAAACCAAAGATAAACTAGgggattaaatttataatttttcctaaATATTATTGATTGGTTCAGTTAGTCatcctttttaaatttaatcagtTAAACAAGAGAGAATCTGAACATGGGAATTATTGTTGGTAGACAACGTTGTGTAAATTTAGCAGTAATCTTTAtggtttattgttttaaataaaaagacatCGTTTTTTTTGCTAATTCGATCATGCTTTGTTGTAACATTAACCAATTCAGCattataatatttctaaaaagaCAGACTATATaattgcaagaaaaaaaaattgtgacgtCCTGTGGTATAAATCGTACGGACACAATTATGAGTACTTTTAGATTTTGATGGAAAACAGAGGAAATAGTTTATGACTCTAATAAAACAAAGCAAGAAGGTTTTGCCTTAAGAAGATACTGTTTTTGGGTGAAATAGCACATTCATTAGTGAAAAGAAATCGAGCAATGAATCAAGGAGGAGCTATGAGACCCTCGTCAGCCTATGTTTCATACGAGCAAAGATGAAAGCTAATATAAGTCGTGAAGAggaagagaggaaaaaaatagtGAGTTAGGGTATCCGTATTCTGAAATGTGGTGAAGCATTGCCTTCCAACCCAAAAGATGGAAAATTGGAACCCGCATAACTGCCCTAGCTCTCATCAAGATGTGTCCCATTTGCACGTGAGCCACTAGTGTGGTTCAATGTAGAGCTCACAGCTTGTGGCTAGCTTCTCGACACACTCACAAGCATCACCAATAAAATGGACCACacacaatatataaatataaaactattaattGCCTCTTGCATGTGCCCTAAAAGCTAGTATCCCCCACAAGAtggaatcaaaaataaaatcatttaattctTTTGCTTTGTACTCTTTCATGTGCAGGTTATATAGGCAGcatctgaagaaaaaaaagaaccgTCCAACACGAAATTGGAAAGGAATCCTAATGCCTCGATTTGTTGtctctgtttttcttttatcttggtttttgtTACTAATGCTTCCATAGTTATTGGTTAGTTGAAACAAACACATCTTTTTGGCTTGTTTTCCTCTAAGTTTTGTGAAAAGTATGGCACAGCATACTCTGTAACAGAGGAAAGGTacttgaagaagaagatgaaaggaatgcttctctctctcttattaTCAATTCAATAATGGATACTATATACAAGAGTTAGTTCATAACTAACTGAACAAACAGTTACATCCTAACTGAAAATGGGAGAGAAGGctaataagtttttcttttatcttggtTTTCGTTACGCCTTTTCTCTCACTTTTAAGTTTACAAATTAAATCACCATCATTGAAGAAATTGATGGATTTGGATAAGGATAGTTAGTCTTCTAAATTGGAAGCAAAAGCTAATGATTTTTCAGTACTTGAATGAGTACTGTAatattaaaattcttaatttaaaaaaatgaaaatattgcaAGAAGTAATTAATGTCAAAAGATTATATTCTTCTTCAAATACATGCATGGCTTTAAATACTTGAAACTATTGTTACTGttgaaagtaattttataaaattaaagatactcaaatcttatttaatattgatTATGTTAAAGGATAAATtgcatacttttttattttatatatattaggagtgaaattttaaaaatgattaattatagaatttgatcaatatttttgtaatcaataagtataaaataaaaatttataagttataataaataaactttaaataaaaatgttatctaAACCTTGTCATTTCTAGACCAAGttaacactaaaaaaattatagttaaaaacaatttttaaggtaactttatcattataaagaaaattattcaaactAAAATGCATGTTTTCGATGCTTTTTTATCTTATTGTAGGCTTTTGTTGTTTAATCTTGCCTTAGTTAGAGTTGAGCGGTTTGCTGGATGATGACTAAGGGAATCTTTGGAAAGTGATATGATTCATGTAAGAGAGGCATTGAACCTATACAATAGAAAAGCCTCCAAACTAATATATTTAcagatataaattaattaattacaaatatgttttgacaactaaataatttatcaatgtTATGCATGAACTTAGTGACGATTCTTTAAAATTaccaaatcaaatatttaatcttAACGTAAAAGCTACTTCAAATCTATCATTATTGTACCGTGACTAAGAAGGAATACAATACAAGGTTGTGACTGATAATTAGTGATTAGATTTTATAATTTCGGGTAGTATTGTTGATACACCAGTGGGTGGTTTTCTCATTACGGGGGAGTTAATTATGGGGGGTTGACTATATAATTACGAGTGTTAATGTATCCCATCTACCTTTTGCAGGTGTGTGTGTGGTTTTCTCATCTCACAGCACAAGTGTCTTCTAaacttttatataaaacataaagGAAGTATTTACTACTAATGATATATAATGATTTCAATTTAAAgtacatttattttctttataatcaaagtaataaaactaaaaaaattaaaaaacaatgtttcattctcttcttctacTTTTCCTTTTTGGTAGGGGTGTTGCTGAGCTCCGCTCCGCCATCGAAGGTGGACTCCTTCATCATTAAGAAACCATGCAACCAAAAATCAATCCATTATCACCACCCTCTTCTCTTGccaattattttgtttcctgTCATCGGTGTAACCATGGATGACCGTTGTTGTTTCCACCGGTGCCACACCTTTTCCTCCTATATGCTCTAGCACTTCGTGATTTGATTTAGGGTTAGGTTTTcacaataaaaatgattatttgatcttaaataaaaacaagctaaattatattttttatcctttatttcttatatagaTTTGTTTTACTCCTTTATGTCTcacaaaactaattaaaacattagttgaaagttaaaaaattatctacaaattgaaaaaaaaagctgattgatgaaaactaaaaaatttatttattaaattataagtgtttaatAAAACTAACCATTAAAGtaactagaaaatgaaaaacaacaaaatcatattttatttaaaaaaattaataaaaaataagataaatatattaagaataaaaaaataaaatataaaaagttagatgTTAAAAGTAGCATTTTAACCAAATTATCACATAATGAAACAATAATTGTGCTACTTCCAAAAATCGAAGGGAgaataatattaacttaaatttaatagTTAAAAGACTAAACAATTtttcacaataaaataaataatcaatatattttaaccttattttaattaaaagtttgaatggtttcgtttttttttaataaatcgaTCAATTAATAAGGTTTTGGGATTAATTTATAAGGATTAATTTATAAGCATCCCTTTTTTTTAGGTCATTTACAAGCATTCTTAATATAGAGTCTTGTTGGGtggaggaaatttttttctttagaaaatatTGTCATGGACAGATGGTCTTGTCAAAATTGGGGCGATGACGAAAGGTGGTTTCGAGCTTTTGCCTCAACCTCCGACAAATATGCATATATAATGTGTGTTTGAATTTAAGTTCAAAATATGATAATGCGTTTCTATGTAAAtctaacagaaagtaaaaagtGATGACCTTTATGTAAACATATATTTACAATCTTTTACTCAAGCACACACATAGTTTGGTTGTCTTAGCCAagaagttcttattttttgtttctttttcatacTGTACAAAACAAAACTATTTAACATTAGAAAGCGTACAAatatcatttgaaaaataaaacaacaggAAATTAAATGCATTGACAAATGACAGCATCACTTTTTTTAATGAGCTCCTTTCGTGCTCGTCGGCAAACACGTTAATTTGTATCATTAGAATGAcgttaaataaatgaataagtaTTTTCATCATCATGGATATATGTTTGATTGGattagaatataattaattttgcctCTAAAATCAAGTTTGAGCAGATAtaatgaattcaaatttttgtactaAGTTGAAAAGTTacgttatattttattattaacttacTTTTAGAAGAGATCATTTTTTACAAACTTTAgttcatttatatttaaatttttgcaaTCGCTCACCTAAAGTCACACTTTGTCGTTGGCCATCGTCATGTCACGATTATACAATTTTGTTCGCTATTTCTTTATTTCCACAATGTGGTTGGAACGCTCTCATGTCATTTGCGTTTGAACATTTCGCCGTTTTGCTAACAAACGTAACATCAGTAGCCAAAAAGCCTACGGAACATCTTTTTGTACTTCCACCGGCAATTCATTTTGGGCAACGCGCAAATTACCAAGTCACCCAAATGCAACACATTTCGCCCAAACAAAAGTTCCACTTTGTAggagaaataaagtaaaaaaaatttgaattcaaacaaCGTCAAATTACCACTATGCCCAAAGAATGTAGAAACgtaaattcaaaatctttacttgtaataataaaagattaataGATTAATAAACAAGTCCCGTTATTACAAAGTTTctctaaataattaaataaatattttactcgTTCTTAATAagtattcaaaatttcaaactaTAATTTTGTCTTATTATCATTGTTGacaaaatgaatgaagaacaaaTTCCACAAACACTCCCTTATGTTTAAAcatattatatgtatattttctcttttaaaatgtatttcttTTGTATCCTTAACCgaatttgttaattaatattgttagtGTGTTTGTGAAAGATCAAAATTATCTTTCATAATTTTGAAATCCCTTATTTCACTGCTCTCTCGCATGTTCTAAAACTCCCAAAATGTATTTTGCTGGAGTTTGAGTTATTTCTCGAGTTCGATGACCACCATCTTCATTGAAGTTATATTACATAGGTGTTTCACTTGACcttattaaacaataatttttgtatatacaGACATTAATGTGATCTAAAATAAGTAGTTGGCTTttgatgtgatttttattaGGAGTGGAGATAACACTACTTTCAGAGATGGAAAATAAGTCAAGATAGACACCACAAG encodes the following:
- the LOC100810746 gene encoding SH3 domain-containing protein 2 isoform X2; this translates as MAVLKQFGAGGYGGSDNMVTDEVELQQHQKLEKLYISTRAGKHYQRDIVRGVEGYIVTGSKQVEIGTKLSEDNRKYGADNTCTSGSTLSRAALNYAHARAQMEKERGSLLKALGTQVAEPLRAMVMGAPLEDARHLAQRYDRMRQEAEAQAIEVSKRQAKVRETPGNAENAMKLEAAETKLQDLKTNMAILGKEAAAAMAAVEAQQQRLTLQRLIAMVEAEHAYHQRVLQILDQLEGEMISERQRIEAPPTPSVDSSMTPPPSYEEVNGVCASQAHNGSTDSMGYFLGEVLFPYHAESEVELNLSVGDYIVVRKVTNNGWAEGECKGKAGWFPFGYIERRERVLASKVAEVF
- the LOC100810746 gene encoding SH3 domain-containing protein 2 isoform X1, with protein sequence MEAIRKQASKLREQVARQQQAVLKQFGAGGYGGSDNMVTDEVELQQHQKLEKLYISTRAGKHYQRDIVRGVEGYIVTGSKQVEIGTKLSEDNRKYGADNTCTSGSTLSRAALNYAHARAQMEKERGSLLKALGTQVAEPLRAMVMGAPLEDARHLAQRYDRMRQEAEAQAIEVSKRQAKVRETPGNAENAMKLEAAETKLQDLKTNMAILGKEAAAAMAAVEAQQQRLTLQRLIAMVEAEHAYHQRVLQILDQLEGEMISERQRIEAPPTPSVDSSMTPPPSYEEVNGVCASQAHNGSTDSMGYFLGEVLFPYHAESEVELNLSVGDYIVVRKVTNNGWAEGECKGKAGWFPFGYIERRERVLASKVAEVF